In Ctenopharyngodon idella isolate HZGC_01 chromosome 1, HZGC01, whole genome shotgun sequence, a single genomic region encodes these proteins:
- the gpm6ba gene encoding glycoprotein M6Ba isoform X3, whose protein sequence is MDGMKPESTAEENQDEREESKGCFECCIKCLGGVPYASLVATILCFSGVALFCGCGHVALTGTVTMVENHFSRITSDHATLVDVVQILQYIIYGIACFFFLYGIILLAEGFYTTSAVKEMHSEFKTTVCGRCISAMFVFLTYILGLGWLGIFGFSAVPVFLFYNMWTTCGAMKSPIANLTSVDNICVDVRQYGIIPWNATPGKACGSTLSDICNTSEFYLSYHLYIVACAGAGATVIALLIYVMATTYNFAVLKFKSYDHSHTTKF, encoded by the exons GCTGCTTTGAGTGTTGCATCAAATGTCTGGGTGGTGTCCCCTATGCGTCTTTGGTGGCCACCATCTTGTGCTTTTCAGGCGTGGCTCTGTTCTGCGGCTGTGGGCATGTGGCACTTACGGGCACTGTGACCATGGTGGAAAACCACTTTTCTCGCATCACCTCCGACCATGCTACCCTCGTTGATGT GGTTCAGATTTTGCAGTACATCATCTATGGAATTGCCTGCTTCTTCTTCCTGTATGGCATCATCCTGTTGGCTGAGGGCTTCTACACCACCAGTGCTGTCAAAGAGATGCACAGCGAGTTCAAGACGACTGTGTGTGGACGCTGCATCAGTGCAATG tttgtgtTTCTCACCTACATTCTGGGATTGGGATGGCTAGGGATCTTTGGCTTCTCTGCGGTGCCTGTTTTCCTCTTTTATAACATGTGGACCACGTGTGGTGCCATGAAGTCTCCTATTGCCAATCTCACCTCTGTGGACAACATCTGTGTCGATGTGCGGCAGTATG GAATAATCCCGTGGAACGCTACCCCTGGGAAAGCCTGTGGGTCCACACTAAGCGACATCTGCAACACTAGTGAG TTCTATCTGTCCTACCATCTTTATATCGTTGCCTGTGCTGGAGCTGGTGCCACTGTGATCGCGCTG CTCATCTATGTGATGGCCACAACATATAACTTTGCTGTGTTGAAGTTTAAGAGCTACGACCACAGTCACACCACTAAATTTTGA